In one Lolium rigidum isolate FL_2022 chromosome 3, APGP_CSIRO_Lrig_0.1, whole genome shotgun sequence genomic region, the following are encoded:
- the LOC124698116 gene encoding senescence associated gene 20-like, with protein MMRLLTGADTNAEFTFAPRSVDAFGSTVIAEGGADAGGQLYWVHAWTVGPDGVITQLREYFNTDLTVTRLSAAVATKNASAAVSLSPSNASSSSSTSTSSAPSSPAPTPKWPKCLWQSRRADRARKSLPGLVLAI; from the coding sequence ATGATGCGCCTGCTCACCGGCGCCGACACCAACGCCGAGTTCACCTTCGCCCCGCGCTCCGTCGACGCCTTCGGCTCCACCGTCATCGCCGAGGGAGGCGCCGACGCTGGCGGGCAGCTCTACTGGGTGCACGCCTGGACCGTCGGCCCCGATGGGGTGATCACACAGCTCAGGGAGTACTTCAACACCGACCTCACCGTCACCCGCCTCTCCGCCGCCGTGGCCACCAAGAACGCCAGCGCCGCCGTCTCTCTCTCTCCTAGCAacgcctcctcgtcgtcgtctacTTCCACTTCTTCAGCCCCCTCCTCGCCGGCGCCCACGCCCAAGTGGCCTAAGTGCCTCTGGCAGAGCCGCCGCGCTGACCGCGCCCGCAAGTCGCTGCCGGGCCTTGTGCTCGCCATCTAA